Proteins encoded by one window of Mycoplasma capricolum subsp. capricolum ATCC 27343:
- a CDS encoding YfcC family protein, producing the protein MHIKVENTEVNNLNSNIKRKKRLKMISSFSILLLIMLILMLVSWILYWSKTKTELVKTISFDEWKYDSILKPIYDSWTSKHTDLNAGNSQTWIDFMNSNSSLGWIYNNQGWIKEGYLIQHSGDAVFKGLVTIQPIGLVDVIYAPIKGFVLKSNIIIFTISIGAFLYILVSTKALEGLSQAIIAKLKGKEAFAIIPLMLFFSIFGSVEGFAEETLGFYMIFIPIMLMAGFDVFTGVLILMVGAGTGVIGSTVNPFTIPIAVSAINSGIDSSTVKLTIGDGLIWRIICWLLLTSFSTTFTLLYALKVKKNPSKSVTFSTLEGDKEFFLAHVSKTIKLDWKKKVSLIVFAISFLVMIFYLVGWDSIFNSTKMAEQAIWIKRNIPYLTAFIPGWGNGDLDNVASFFLLASIILAFVNSIGEAAFIKKWFEGASDILSVAFIIATAAGVGYILVQTNLQSLFVKGILSSIGGINNQTAKVIVLFIVFIPLAFLIPSSSGFATTIFPLLAKSLVDSKTNQLQAYASSGSIMAFTFAIGLVNLITPTSGVVMGACSLSRMSYAKYLKAMLPLILYLFILCFILLLIGGALPNSIS; encoded by the coding sequence ATGCATATTAAAGTTGAAAATACAGAAGTTAATAATCTTAATAGTAATATTAAAAGAAAAAAAAGACTAAAGATGATTTCTTCTTTTAGTATTCTTCTTTTAATTATGCTTATTTTGATGCTAGTTTCTTGGATTTTATATTGATCAAAAACTAAAACAGAATTAGTTAAAACAATTAGTTTTGATGAATGAAAATACGATTCAATCTTAAAACCAATATATGATAGTTGAACTAGTAAACATACTGACTTAAATGCAGGTAATTCTCAAACTTGAATTGATTTTATGAATTCAAATTCATCACTTGGTTGAATTTATAATAATCAAGGCTGAATAAAAGAAGGTTATCTTATTCAACATAGTGGGGATGCTGTTTTTAAAGGATTAGTAACAATTCAACCAATTGGTTTAGTTGATGTGATTTATGCTCCAATTAAAGGATTTGTTTTAAAATCAAATATTATAATTTTTACAATTTCAATTGGTGCTTTTTTATACATTTTAGTTTCAACAAAAGCTTTAGAAGGTCTTTCGCAAGCTATTATTGCTAAATTAAAAGGAAAAGAAGCTTTTGCTATAATTCCTTTAATGTTATTTTTTTCAATTTTTGGATCAGTTGAAGGATTTGCTGAAGAAACATTAGGATTTTATATGATTTTTATTCCTATTATGTTAATGGCAGGATTTGACGTTTTTACAGGTGTTTTAATTTTAATGGTTGGTGCTGGAACTGGAGTAATTGGATCAACAGTTAATCCATTTACAATACCAATTGCAGTTTCTGCTATTAACAGTGGTATTGATAGTTCTACAGTTAAATTAACAATTGGAGACGGGTTAATTTGAAGAATAATTTGTTGATTATTATTAACTAGTTTTTCTACTACTTTTACGCTTTTATATGCTTTAAAGGTTAAAAAAAACCCTTCTAAATCTGTGACTTTTTCAACACTAGAAGGAGATAAAGAATTCTTTTTAGCTCATGTAAGTAAAACTATTAAATTAGATTGAAAAAAGAAAGTTTCATTAATTGTTTTTGCGATTAGTTTTTTAGTAATGATCTTTTATTTAGTTGGATGAGATTCAATTTTTAATAGTACTAAAATGGCAGAACAAGCTATTTGAATTAAAAGAAATATTCCTTATTTAACTGCTTTTATTCCTGGATGAGGGAATGGTGATTTAGATAATGTTGCTTCATTTTTCTTATTAGCCTCAATCATATTAGCTTTTGTCAATTCAATTGGTGAAGCTGCATTTATTAAAAAATGATTTGAAGGAGCTTCAGATATTTTATCAGTAGCATTTATAATAGCAACAGCTGCTGGAGTTGGATATATTTTAGTTCAAACTAATTTACAATCTCTATTTGTTAAAGGAATTTTAAGTTCAATTGGTGGAATTAATAATCAAACAGCTAAAGTTATTGTTTTATTTATAGTATTTATTCCACTAGCATTTTTAATTCCATCTTCATCTGGATTTGCAACAACTATTTTTCCACTTCTTGCTAAATCTTTAGTTGATAGTAAAACTAATCAATTACAAGCTTATGCTTCTTCTGGATCAATTATGGCCTTTACTTTTGCAATAGGTTTAGTTAATCTAATCACTCCAACTTCAGGAGTTGTAATGGGAGCTTGTTCATTGTCTAGAATGAGTTATGCTAAATATTTAAAAGCAATGTTGCCATTAATTTTATATTTATTTATTTTATGTTTTATCCTTTTATTAATCGGTGGAGCATTACCAAACTCAATATCTTAA
- a CDS encoding DUF951 domain-containing protein: MNYEELEIGDLIELKKPHPSKTIRWELIRIGAKYKFRSCDRFDLFIELSRQTLKIQLKKIIKKTVK; encoded by the coding sequence ATGAACTATGAAGAGCTTGAAATTGGAGATTTAATAGAATTAAAAAAACCACATCCAAGTAAAACAATAAGATGAGAGTTAATTAGAATTGGAGCTAAATATAAATTTAGAAGTTGTGATCGTTTTGATTTGTTCATTGAACTAAGCAGACAAACTTTAAAAATACAATTAAAAAAAATTATTAAAAAAACTGTTAAATAA
- the pgsA gene encoding CDP-diacylglycerol--glycerol-3-phosphate 3-phosphatidyltransferase, translating into MKQRTINLPNILTTIRIILVPIIIILLLVDHYINKTVFTNFSKFVWFFSGAIFIIASLTDFLDGWIARKYNLVTNFGKFFDPIADKLLVNATLILFSSLGVLPIWMTVVLILRDTFIDFIRMILSSNGITLAAGIGGKLKTTFQMIGLSLLFFVNLKVFGWVELDWQNQLVLLPMYIAIFFSIYSGVIYFLSAKPNLF; encoded by the coding sequence ATGAAACAAAGAACAATTAATCTTCCAAATATTTTAACAACAATTAGAATTATTTTAGTACCAATTATTATAATTTTATTATTAGTTGATCATTATATAAATAAAACTGTATTTACTAATTTTAGTAAGTTTGTTTGATTCTTTTCAGGAGCTATTTTTATTATTGCTTCTTTGACTGATTTTTTAGATGGATGAATTGCTAGAAAGTATAATTTAGTAACTAATTTTGGTAAGTTTTTTGATCCAATTGCAGATAAATTATTAGTAAATGCTACTTTAATATTATTCTCTAGTTTAGGTGTTTTACCAATTTGAATGACAGTAGTTTTAATTTTAAGAGATACTTTTATTGATTTTATTAGAATGATTTTAAGTTCAAACGGAATTACTTTAGCTGCTGGAATTGGTGGTAAATTAAAAACCACTTTTCAAATGATTGGATTATCACTATTATTTTTTGTTAATTTAAAAGTATTTGGTTGAGTTGAATTAGATTGACAAAACCAATTAGTTTTACTTCCAATGTATATTGCAATATTTTTTAGTATTTATAGTGGAGTTATTTACTTTTTAAGTGCAAAGCCTAATTTATTTTAA
- a CDS encoding ABC transporter permease gives MKLNAFKYSQFAFYTILKKKSSIILPVITLISSLIIGIILNFVVNNKYVELLSFLYVFILVTLTVVFSCIKALNIFKDFEQEGLEIISLSKPLTRESLIIGKLLCLTFFGLIWSLTLLISGFLSLYATYSFLYLFLTSLLLGFVGLITYLLFSLFTVLLSYKLAQKISMIIPFVLFIPLSLIGMILSINVKSNVDQASFYINKEYKNHHSGNEVNVEPYYLNNHKDELFLIPNGVNNKEFSIEQVKYLEDVVNYSNSSSNIWQIYSWLSIPYQLVDVFNFKNKNLFASLSDKSNSNLDKYIYYNNLDDISYKYKLDKKPSLKKYKTSKNNTYKYIVPGILKSHSIHSQKNDNTSGHEEIVDFDIIYAAEGADNKDKEFLEDKNQLHTDNKTNLVGRLRWIYVYEALSDPVFNQIAKEFVTSFNKQIKKTSDLKQIHKQLMEYLSKYLNNKESKIYSYNNNNITIFDEYAIKRHNKLQSQNERILYFAISLLNYIYFNHTDSLIYQGMLKNPDGDNFGDFQVKLDINSYKYNIGGYSSYQTQYEKKDKDTKTVLRFNLTKSNNNYLFESANELFSISRSKRVVNKNVLFVLWVIVIGIELLVVFELYRKKDYK, from the coding sequence ATGAAACTGAATGCTTTTAAATACTCACAATTTGCTTTTTACACTATTTTAAAGAAAAAAAGCTCAATAATTTTACCTGTTATTACTTTAATTAGTTCATTAATTATTGGAATTATTTTAAATTTTGTAGTTAATAATAAATACGTAGAGTTATTAAGTTTTTTATATGTTTTTATTTTAGTTACTTTAACTGTTGTTTTTAGTTGTATTAAAGCTTTAAATATTTTTAAAGACTTTGAACAAGAAGGATTAGAAATAATTAGTTTATCAAAACCATTAACTAGAGAATCTTTAATTATTGGTAAGTTATTATGTTTGACTTTTTTTGGATTAATTTGATCTTTAACTTTATTAATTAGTGGTTTTTTATCTTTATATGCAACTTATTCATTTTTATATTTATTTTTAACTAGTTTATTATTAGGATTTGTTGGGCTAATTACTTATTTATTATTTAGTTTATTTACAGTGTTATTAAGTTATAAATTAGCTCAAAAAATTTCTATGATTATTCCATTTGTCTTATTTATACCTTTAAGCTTAATTGGAATGATTTTATCTATTAATGTTAAATCTAATGTTGATCAAGCTAGTTTTTATATTAATAAAGAATATAAAAATCATCATTCAGGAAACGAAGTAAATGTTGAACCTTATTATTTAAACAATCATAAAGATGAATTATTTTTAATACCAAATGGAGTTAATAACAAAGAGTTTAGTATAGAACAAGTTAAATACTTAGAAGATGTAGTTAATTATTCAAATAGTTCTTCAAATATTTGACAAATTTATTCTTGATTATCAATTCCATATCAATTAGTTGATGTGTTTAATTTTAAAAATAAAAATTTATTTGCTTCATTATCAGATAAAAGTAATTCTAATTTAGATAAGTATATTTATTATAACAATTTAGATGATATTTCCTATAAATATAAATTAGATAAAAAACCTAGTCTTAAAAAATACAAAACAAGTAAAAACAACACTTATAAATATATAGTTCCAGGTATTTTAAAATCTCATTCTATTCACAGTCAAAAAAATGATAATACTTCAGGTCATGAAGAAATAGTTGATTTTGATATTATTTATGCAGCTGAAGGTGCTGATAATAAAGATAAAGAATTTTTAGAAGATAAAAACCAATTACATACTGATAATAAAACTAATTTAGTTGGAAGATTAAGATGAATTTATGTTTATGAAGCTTTAAGTGATCCTGTATTTAATCAAATAGCAAAAGAATTTGTTACTAGCTTTAATAAGCAAATTAAAAAAACTAGTGATCTAAAACAAATTCATAAACAATTAATGGAATATTTATCTAAATACTTAAATAATAAAGAATCTAAGATTTATAGTTATAACAACAATAACATTACTATTTTTGATGAGTATGCTATTAAAAGACATAATAAATTACAATCACAAAATGAACGAATTTTATATTTTGCAATTAGTCTTTTAAACTATATTTACTTTAATCATACTGACTCATTAATTTATCAAGGGATGTTAAAAAACCCTGATGGTGATAATTTTGGAGATTTTCAAGTTAAATTAGATATTAATAGTTATAAATATAATATTGGTGGATATAGTAGCTATCAAACTCAATATGAAAAAAAGGATAAAGATACTAAAACTGTTTTAAGATTTAATCTAACTAAAAGTAATAATAACTACTTATTTGAATCAGCAAATGAATTATTTAGTATTAGTAGATCAAAAAGAGTAGTTAATAAGAATGTGTTATTTGTTTTATGAGTTATAGTTATTGGAATTGAACTATTAGTTGTGTTTGAGTTATATAGAAAAAAAGATTATAAGTAG
- the ychF gene encoding redox-regulated ATPase YchF → MGLQVGIVGLPNVGKSTLFNAITNSKVEAANYPFATIEPNVGIVEVPDYRLDELYKIFNSKKRVATTIEFVDIAGLIAGASQGEGLGNAFLANIRQTDAICQVVRCFDDKEIMHVENSINPIRDIEIINLELMLADQTTVRKRLDKVLPKFKSGDKLAKIEYDLLNYLLDTLNKGILLNNLALDEEQADLLKSYQLLTSKPIIYVCNVSETELLDDNDYVRQVKEFANKSNSQVVKICAKIEEDLSEASKEEKIEFLKELGIKESGLDQLIRAAYDTLGLQTFFTAGPQEVRSWQFKKGWTAPKCAGVIHTDFLKGFIKADIYSINDLLLLGSEKAIKEAGKMRLEGKTYIMQDGDVCFFKFNV, encoded by the coding sequence ATGGGATTACAAGTTGGGATTGTAGGTTTACCAAATGTTGGAAAGTCTACATTATTTAATGCAATTACTAATTCAAAAGTTGAAGCTGCAAATTATCCCTTTGCAACTATTGAACCAAATGTAGGAATTGTTGAAGTTCCAGATTATAGATTAGATGAATTATATAAAATTTTTAACTCCAAAAAAAGAGTAGCTACAACTATTGAATTTGTTGACATTGCAGGACTTATTGCTGGAGCTAGTCAAGGAGAAGGTTTAGGTAATGCTTTTTTAGCAAATATTAGACAAACAGATGCTATTTGTCAAGTTGTTAGATGTTTTGATGATAAAGAAATTATGCATGTAGAAAATAGCATTAATCCAATTAGAGATATTGAAATTATTAATTTAGAATTAATGTTAGCAGATCAAACAACAGTTAGAAAGCGTTTGGATAAAGTTTTACCTAAGTTTAAATCAGGTGACAAACTAGCTAAAATTGAATATGATCTTTTAAATTATTTATTAGATACTTTAAATAAAGGAATTTTATTAAATAATTTAGCTTTAGATGAAGAACAAGCAGATCTTTTAAAAAGTTATCAATTACTAACTTCTAAGCCAATTATTTATGTATGTAATGTTAGTGAAACTGAATTATTAGATGATAATGATTATGTTAGACAAGTTAAAGAATTTGCTAATAAATCAAATTCTCAAGTAGTTAAAATTTGTGCAAAAATAGAAGAAGATTTATCTGAGGCTTCAAAAGAAGAAAAAATTGAATTTTTAAAAGAATTGGGAATTAAAGAGTCTGGTTTAGATCAATTAATTAGAGCAGCTTATGATACTTTAGGACTGCAAACATTTTTTACAGCAGGACCTCAAGAAGTAAGAAGTTGACAATTTAAAAAAGGTTGAACTGCTCCTAAATGTGCTGGAGTAATTCACACTGATTTTTTAAAAGGATTTATTAAAGCAGATATTTATTCAATTAACGACTTGTTGTTATTAGGTAGTGAAAAAGCAATTAAAGAAGCTGGGAAAATGCGTTTAGAAGGAAAGACATACATAATGCAAGATGGAGATGTATGCTTTTTTAAATTTAATGTCTAA
- a CDS encoding SprT family zinc-dependent metalloprotease, with the protein MSKKEKHQLSYQGNLITYYIYFKSQKNTILKLIDNQIVISAPINTPIYLIEQFIYKHISRLVKIQNNYEFLRVYDFYTNKPWIKIFEKSVDIELVDQNIHTKKINNKIIIKNYYDNEIQLEKIYNFLAKEYKNWFIHQTLLWAEKMNLSFENISVKVMKAKWGLCYSKKRHIIYNTKLLHFSSEIIDYVIVHELTHILYPNHSKDFWRHVANYLPNYRELQQILNSKGI; encoded by the coding sequence ATGTCTAAAAAAGAAAAACACCAATTAAGTTATCAAGGAAATTTGATAACTTATTATATATATTTTAAAAGTCAAAAAAATACAATTTTAAAGTTAATTGATAATCAAATAGTAATTAGCGCTCCAATTAATACACCTATATATTTAATAGAACAATTTATTTATAAACATATATCTAGACTCGTAAAGATTCAAAATAATTATGAATTTTTAAGAGTTTATGATTTTTATACTAATAAGCCTTGAATTAAGATTTTTGAAAAATCTGTTGACATAGAGTTAGTTGATCAAAATATTCATACTAAAAAAATTAATAATAAAATTATTATTAAAAATTATTATGATAATGAAATTCAGTTAGAAAAAATTTATAACTTTTTAGCTAAAGAATATAAGAATTGATTTATTCATCAAACTTTACTATGAGCTGAAAAAATGAATCTTAGTTTTGAAAACATTAGTGTTAAAGTGATGAAAGCAAAATGAGGGTTGTGCTATTCAAAAAAAAGGCATATAATTTATAATACTAAGCTTCTACATTTTAGTTCTGAAATTATTGATTATGTAATAGTTCATGAACTAACTCACATTTTATATCCTAATCATTCAAAAGATTTTTGAAGACATGTGGCTAATTATCTACCAAATTATAGAGAGCTACAACAAATTTTAAATTCTAAGGGAATTTAA
- a CDS encoding ECF transporter S component: MIAYNKKQEQDNNFELEKQTKYSKVQMLRQYFLLSTNKIALLATLLALQILLTLFSKYAMGALVLFASAPYLKLEINYWVSAVVLISTNLFWGLIFTVASVWMRLLLGSEPVGLLSLMLVDGSAIIGFAIVFYIVKKVFIHSNKLEIFIKFEILFVILSSIFATLFGSLVAYVSNATFIFELYGQKPNPAILTITFLFTIIKLVINHAIFCLIYKRVKVLVKKLSRA, encoded by the coding sequence ATGATAGCTTACAACAAAAAACAAGAACAAGATAATAATTTTGAACTAGAAAAACAAACAAAATATAGTAAAGTTCAAATGCTAAGACAATATTTTTTACTATCTACTAACAAAATCGCACTTTTAGCAACATTACTTGCTTTACAAATATTACTAACTTTATTTTCTAAATATGCAATGGGTGCTTTAGTACTTTTTGCAAGTGCACCTTATTTAAAATTAGAAATCAATTATTGAGTATCAGCTGTTGTTTTAATATCAACTAATTTATTTTGAGGTTTAATATTTACAGTTGCTTCTGTTTGAATGAGATTATTACTAGGAAGTGAACCTGTTGGATTATTATCGTTAATGTTAGTTGACGGATCAGCAATTATAGGTTTTGCAATAGTTTTTTATATTGTTAAAAAAGTGTTTATTCATTCAAATAAATTAGAAATTTTTATAAAATTTGAGATACTATTTGTTATTTTATCTTCAATATTTGCAACATTATTTGGTAGTTTAGTTGCATATGTAAGTAATGCTACATTTATATTTGAGTTATATGGACAAAAACCAAATCCTGCTATATTGACTATAACCTTTTTATTTACTATTATAAAGTTAGTAATTAATCATGCGATATTTTGTTTAATATATAAAAGAGTAAAAGTGTTAGTAAAAAAATTATCTAGAGCCTAG
- a CDS encoding APC family permease gives MKNKSRFFEFLTLFMMSVGTIVGSGIYVKNRDILIETHNPIIAIVLWTAVGISCIAVVYLFLEISSSTENGTIGSWSRAFFGHKVGSFFANFQTMFYAPVNQAIFTSALLAYFLNIFNLKLYGYQYLLIFLLVGAVIILLTNILNVFSIKGSKAIQIFGTGFKFFPLIIALIAGFILADHFGALQNNGVNVRGITDSSKQWSRTDFDPLLFFRGFGGILFAFDGFIYICNSKKRAKHADVVPIALVSAMAFAAVFYLIMSLSLILGSPDGSIEQLLERVFNNGQPLKNQVNHTVKVMVAIISMIICFLGLNAYSYIGMAGLESDVIDKLSYVKSVDDKHRFKKIGLIQGVISYAIFAIFIIVGASSSISLNKQINVIEATDSASGMLYLIQIMSSTCSCLSFAMMASLIIAALINRKTNKVEVKKFKGFVPLAIFGLITFIFFSLMGLFTFIVPLGVIRSGHSWWKAQHSQGPLFLLLMVLGLIFVAILWYNQNKRLIGGLCLKNDSLQQKTRTR, from the coding sequence ATGAAAAACAAGTCTAGATTTTTTGAGTTTCTAACTTTGTTTATGATGTCTGTTGGGACGATTGTTGGATCTGGTATTTATGTTAAAAATAGAGATATTTTAATTGAAACACATAATCCAATAATTGCTATTGTGTTATGAACTGCAGTTGGAATTTCTTGTATAGCTGTAGTTTATTTATTTTTAGAAATATCTTCTTCTACAGAAAATGGAACTATTGGTTCTTGATCAAGGGCATTTTTTGGACATAAAGTTGGTTCTTTTTTTGCTAATTTTCAAACAATGTTTTATGCTCCAGTTAATCAAGCAATTTTTACTTCTGCTTTATTAGCTTATTTTTTAAATATTTTTAATCTTAAATTATATGGCTATCAATATTTATTAATTTTTTTACTAGTTGGTGCAGTTATTATCTTATTAACTAATATATTAAATGTATTTAGTATTAAAGGTTCTAAAGCGATTCAAATTTTTGGAACAGGGTTTAAATTCTTTCCATTAATTATTGCACTTATTGCTGGATTTATTTTAGCTGACCATTTTGGAGCTTTACAAAATAATGGAGTTAATGTTAGAGGAATAACTGATTCATCAAAACAATGATCACGTACTGATTTTGATCCATTATTATTTTTTAGAGGTTTTGGTGGAATTTTATTTGCTTTTGATGGATTTATTTATATTTGTAATTCTAAAAAAAGAGCAAAACATGCTGATGTTGTACCAATTGCTTTGGTTTCAGCCATGGCATTTGCTGCAGTGTTTTATTTAATTATGTCACTTTCTTTAATTTTAGGATCTCCAGATGGTTCTATTGAACAATTATTAGAAAGAGTATTTAATAACGGTCAACCATTAAAAAATCAAGTAAATCACACTGTAAAAGTGATGGTTGCAATTATTTCAATGATTATTTGTTTTTTAGGTTTAAATGCTTATTCTTATATTGGAATGGCTGGTTTAGAATCAGATGTCATTGATAAGTTAAGCTATGTAAAATCTGTTGATGATAAACACCGTTTTAAAAAAATTGGTTTAATTCAAGGTGTAATTTCATATGCTATTTTTGCAATTTTTATTATTGTTGGTGCAAGTTCAAGTATTAGTTTAAATAAACAAATTAATGTAATTGAAGCAACTGATTCAGCTTCAGGAATGTTGTATTTAATTCAAATTATGTCTTCAACTTGCTCTTGTTTATCATTTGCTATGATGGCTAGCTTGATAATAGCTGCTCTTATTAACAGAAAAACTAACAAAGTTGAAGTTAAAAAATTTAAAGGATTTGTGCCATTAGCAATTTTTGGATTGATTACTTTCATTTTCTTTTCATTAATGGGATTGTTTACTTTTATAGTTCCTTTAGGTGTTATTAGAAGTGGACATAGTTGATGAAAAGCTCAACATTCTCAAGGACCATTATTCTTATTGCTAATGGTTTTGGGTCTAATATTTGTTGCTATTCTTTGATATAATCAAAACAAAAGACTTATAGGAGGTCTTTGTTTAAAAAATGATAGCTTACAACAAAAAACAAGAACAAGATAA
- the rsmG gene encoding 16S rRNA (guanine(527)-N(7))-methyltransferase RsmG, which translates to MFSNWNIFLNYKNFTINQEIKNKLNLYYQILIEENQKYNLTRITELNEVFEKHFLDSLLFVEQFQIIDQKIADIGTGAGFPGIVLKIFFPNIKLTLIESNNKKVNFLKYLVQKLNLNDVEILNKRAEELNEYKEQFDIVISRAVAYLNIILELGVQLVKVNGMFILLKGPKAYQEIKDLKNKDQKMNLKLINIQELEDTGFGTRINLFYKKINHTNNLYPRKYQQILKESK; encoded by the coding sequence ATGTTTAGTAATTGAAATATATTTTTAAATTATAAAAACTTTACTATAAATCAAGAAATTAAAAATAAGCTTAATCTTTATTATCAAATTTTAATAGAAGAAAATCAAAAGTATAATTTAACAAGAATTACTGAACTGAATGAAGTTTTTGAAAAACACTTTTTAGATTCTTTATTGTTTGTTGAACAATTTCAAATAATAGATCAAAAAATAGCTGATATTGGAACTGGTGCTGGTTTTCCTGGAATTGTTTTAAAAATCTTTTTTCCAAATATTAAATTAACTTTAATTGAATCTAATAATAAAAAAGTCAATTTTTTAAAATACTTAGTTCAAAAGTTAAATTTAAATGATGTTGAAATTTTAAATAAAAGAGCTGAAGAATTAAATGAGTATAAAGAACAATTTGATATAGTTATTTCACGAGCTGTTGCCTATTTAAATATTATTTTAGAATTAGGTGTGCAATTAGTTAAAGTTAATGGAATGTTTATTTTATTAAAAGGACCTAAAGCTTATCAAGAAATTAAAGATTTAAAAAATAAAGATCAAAAAATGAACTTAAAATTAATTAATATTCAAGAATTAGAAGATACTGGGTTTGGAACTAGAATTAATTTGTTTTATAAAAAAATAAATCACACTAATAATTTATATCCAAGAAAATATCAACAAATTTTAAAAGAGAGTAAATAG